A section of the Streptomyces sp. Je 1-369 genome encodes:
- a CDS encoding methyltransferase, whose amino-acid sequence MPPLPPARVVRAVESVRAALQSLTRRLAPPPFALLELVQGAMVSQAIYVAAELRVAETLQDGPLTPQQIAERAGADADALHRLLRLLATYGIFTEHKDGRFALTPMARALLKDAPMSMYGIARLMGHPIHWEDWGHLLDAVRTGEPSLPKLRGMGAFEYLEANAEYGAVFTDGMGAMSGTETEPLLAAYDFARYATVVDFCGGRGDLLAGVLKKTPAARGILSDPRVGTNGAAGFLAEQGVSERCTIADGGLFDAVPAGGDAYILKHILHDWPEPQALEILRNVRKAMNPGGRLLVMEMVVPDKANGPHSGKLVDLWLMLLVGGKERTRAQYAELLGRAGFQLERVVQTPAAISIVEASAH is encoded by the coding sequence ATGCCGCCACTGCCGCCCGCCCGTGTCGTCCGTGCCGTCGAAAGCGTGCGCGCCGCGCTGCAGAGCCTGACGCGCAGGCTCGCGCCCCCGCCGTTCGCGCTGCTCGAACTCGTCCAGGGCGCCATGGTCAGCCAGGCGATCTACGTGGCCGCCGAACTGCGCGTCGCCGAGACCCTCCAGGACGGGCCGCTCACCCCGCAGCAGATCGCCGAGCGGGCCGGGGCGGATGCCGACGCGCTGCACCGTCTGCTGCGTCTCCTTGCGACCTACGGCATCTTCACCGAGCACAAGGACGGGCGGTTCGCGCTGACCCCGATGGCGCGGGCGCTGCTCAAGGACGCCCCGATGTCGATGTACGGGATAGCCCGGCTGATGGGCCACCCCATCCACTGGGAGGACTGGGGGCATCTCCTGGACGCGGTGCGCACCGGTGAGCCGAGCCTGCCCAAGCTGCGCGGGATGGGGGCCTTTGAGTACCTGGAGGCCAACGCCGAGTACGGGGCGGTCTTCACCGACGGGATGGGGGCGATGTCGGGCACGGAGACCGAACCGCTGCTGGCCGCCTACGACTTCGCGCGCTACGCCACGGTGGTCGACTTCTGCGGCGGCCGCGGCGATCTGCTGGCCGGGGTGCTGAAGAAGACGCCCGCCGCGCGCGGGATCCTCTCCGATCCCCGGGTGGGCACCAACGGCGCCGCGGGGTTCCTGGCCGAGCAGGGGGTGTCCGAGCGGTGCACGATCGCCGACGGCGGCCTGTTCGACGCGGTGCCGGCGGGCGGGGACGCGTACATCCTCAAGCACATCCTCCACGACTGGCCCGAGCCGCAGGCGCTGGAGATCCTGCGCAACGTCCGCAAGGCGATGAACCCCGGCGGGCGGCTCCTGGTGATGGAGATGGTCGTGCCCGACAAGGCCAACGGCCCGCACTCGGGCAAGCTGGTCGACCTGTGGCTGATGCTGCTGGTCGGCGGCAAGGAACGGACCCGCGCCCAGTACGCCGAACTCCTTGGCAGGGCCGGTTTCCAGCTGGAGCGGGTGGTGCAGACACCGGCGGCGATCTCGATCGTCGAGGCGAGCGCACACTGA